Proteins found in one Clostridium kluyveri DSM 555 genomic segment:
- a CDS encoding methionine ABC transporter ATP-binding protein: protein MIDIRNLNKTFNTSKGKVEVLKDINLKVEKGDIFGIIGFSGAGKSTMIRCLNRLEEPTSGSIFIGNNDIVAMNKAELREARKKIGMIFQDFNLFDSMNVYKNVAFPLKIAGYSEEKIKNRVYEILNLVELSDKVDFYPAQLSGGQKQRVGIARALANEPDVLLSDEATSALDPQTTYSILELLRDINKKLNLTILLITHELDVIKYICNNMAVIENGSIVETGSTNSVFLNPKSNTAKKFVKIMANLSVNSECAGGGVI from the coding sequence ATGATAGATATAAGAAATTTAAATAAAACATTTAATACATCTAAGGGTAAAGTTGAAGTTTTAAAGGATATAAATCTTAAAGTTGAAAAAGGAGATATTTTTGGCATTATAGGATTTAGTGGGGCTGGAAAGTCTACTATGATACGATGCTTGAACAGACTTGAAGAACCTACTTCTGGAAGTATATTTATTGGAAATAACGATATTGTGGCTATGAATAAAGCTGAGCTTAGAGAAGCCAGAAAAAAAATTGGAATGATATTTCAAGATTTTAATTTATTTGATTCAATGAATGTATATAAAAATGTAGCGTTCCCTTTAAAAATAGCTGGTTACTCTGAAGAAAAAATAAAAAATAGAGTGTATGAAATATTAAATTTAGTGGAACTAAGTGATAAAGTAGACTTTTATCCTGCACAACTAAGTGGAGGTCAAAAGCAAAGAGTAGGTATAGCAAGGGCTCTAGCTAATGAACCAGATGTTTTATTAAGTGATGAAGCTACTTCTGCTTTAGATCCACAAACTACCTATTCTATATTGGAACTTTTAAGAGATATAAATAAAAAATTGAATTTAACTATATTACTTATAACTCATGAATTAGATGTTATTAAATATATATGCAATAATATGGCAGTAATTGAAAACGGCAGTATCGTAGAAACAGGAAGCACAAATTCAGTATTTTTGAATCCTAAAAGTAATACTGCAAAAAAATTTGTTAAAATAATGGCAAATCTCAGTGTGAATTCGGAATGCGCTGGAGGGGGGGTAATATGA
- a CDS encoding methionine ABC transporter permease has product MIDDFKIFVLKGLSETIEMVIIAGSIALLIGMPLGIILVVTRKGHILENERLNKILATIVNAIRSLPSIILIVVLLPLARLIVGTTLGMKAAIVPISIGISPLLARIIETSIEQVEWGKIEAALSMGAKPFQIISKVLIPEALPSLIKGITISIISIIEFTAIAGVIGAGGLGSLAIRFGYQRFREDIMIVTVILLIFLVQFIQFSGDRISKHVNKKRYKFD; this is encoded by the coding sequence ATGATTGATGATTTTAAAATATTTGTTCTAAAGGGATTATCGGAAACTATAGAAATGGTGATTATAGCTGGCAGTATAGCTTTACTTATAGGAATGCCACTTGGAATTATTCTTGTTGTTACTAGAAAAGGACATATTTTGGAGAATGAAAGGTTAAATAAGATATTAGCTACTATAGTAAATGCAATAAGATCTCTTCCGTCTATAATATTAATTGTAGTTTTACTGCCCTTAGCTAGGTTAATTGTAGGGACTACACTTGGTATGAAGGCGGCTATTGTACCTATATCCATAGGAATATCACCTCTTTTGGCTAGAATTATTGAGACATCTATAGAACAAGTAGAATGGGGAAAAATTGAAGCAGCATTATCTATGGGAGCAAAACCATTTCAGATTATATCAAAGGTTTTAATACCGGAGGCACTTCCTTCCCTTATAAAGGGAATTACAATTTCAATTATATCTATTATTGAATTTACTGCTATAGCTGGGGTTATAGGTGCAGGGGGATTAGGAAGTCTGGCAATACGTTTTGGTTATCAGAGATTTCGTGAGGATATAATGATAGTTACAGTAATATTATTAATTTTTTTAGTACAGTTTATACAGTTTTCAGGAGATCGTATTTCTAAACATGTAAATAAAAAGAGATATAAATTTGATTGA
- a CDS encoding MetQ/NlpA family ABC transporter substrate-binding protein, with protein MKRKSIIFLVLALAVGLFSGCSNGSDSKSADSKSDKVVVKIGAAAVPHAEILNHIKPALAKEGIDLQVVVLDSEDELNPALQEKQIDANYFQHVPYLESVAKEKGYNFAVAGKVHVEPIGFYSDKIKSKDELKEGAKIAIPNNPSNEYRALALLEAEKLIKLKSGISNYNATPSDIADNPKNLEFVEVDAAQLPRVLPDVDGSIINTNLVLEAKMDPNKALFREGSNSPYANVIVVRKGDENKKEIKAIVAKLNSEDVKNFIKSKYGVAVVPAF; from the coding sequence ATGAAGAGAAAAAGTATAATATTTTTAGTTTTGGCGTTGGCTGTAGGATTATTTTCGGGCTGCAGCAATGGGAGTGACTCAAAAAGTGCAGACAGTAAAAGTGATAAGGTTGTAGTTAAAATAGGAGCAGCGGCAGTGCCCCATGCAGAAATATTGAATCATATAAAACCTGCACTGGCAAAAGAGGGGATAGATTTACAAGTTGTTGTTTTAGATAGCGAAGATGAGTTAAATCCAGCTTTACAGGAAAAACAAATAGATGCGAATTATTTTCAACATGTACCTTATTTAGAGTCTGTAGCTAAAGAAAAAGGATATAATTTTGCAGTGGCTGGAAAAGTTCATGTGGAACCCATAGGTTTTTATTCTGATAAAATTAAATCTAAAGATGAACTTAAAGAGGGCGCCAAGATTGCTATACCTAATAATCCTTCAAATGAATACAGAGCTTTGGCTCTTCTTGAAGCTGAAAAACTTATTAAATTAAAATCCGGAATATCTAATTATAATGCTACGCCTTCAGATATTGCAGATAATCCTAAAAATCTGGAATTTGTAGAAGTTGATGCAGCTCAGCTTCCAAGGGTATTGCCGGATGTAGATGGCTCCATAATAAATACAAATCTTGTATTAGAAGCTAAAATGGATCCAAATAAAGCACTATTTAGAGAAGGCAGCAATTCACCTTATGCAAATGTAATTGTTGTAAGAAAGGGTGATGAAAATAAAAAAGAAATTAAAGCCATAGTGGCAAAGCTGAATTCAGAAGATGTAAAAAACTTCATAAAAAGCAAATATGGAGTTGCAGTAGTGCCGGCTTTTTAA